From the genome of Scytonema hofmannii PCC 7110, one region includes:
- a CDS encoding DUF3370 domain-containing protein, producing MFPFLLIFPIAQITPYPIAPPPAPPEEIVQQQQVRPLPGKLDEVPVFNSNSPEKVLKEGILLSTFPSEGKKVPTAHLNFSFKGRFDVFAHHVAEAPTPEDLRSLYLGIIVHNPSSQPVTVNILQAATYLSQPDAPFVDLPFKSDNILSNTFAGPGDRVTNQVLRGQRQEIFPAQIIIPPGESQMLLNAPIPVKELTPPLNGRSTYMRLWSSDKVYAASLAMFAPTNPDGSERPPTVEEWQYLLNNSELSGPRDKIPTPLEETNKPIIYGRVAGVALGSEWKGLLVDNPKKTYLTIPSPGQTFSYGVSTLDRGTLGTEQIQSAPMLVRYPDTAYRAHGNYGVEYSLTLPLYNNTQNQQTVTVSMQTPIKEDKLTKSGLRFFNSSVQPVFFRGSVRVRYQDDAGLPQTQYVHLVQRRGQLGEPLVVLNMKGGEKRLVEVDFLYPPDATPPQVLTVTSSQ from the coding sequence ATGTTTCCATTCTTACTCATTTTTCCCATCGCCCAAATAACACCTTACCCGATCGCTCCCCCACCCGCACCGCCTGAAGAAATTGTCCAACAGCAACAAGTACGCCCTCTACCAGGAAAATTAGATGAAGTGCCAGTGTTCAATAGTAATAGTCCTGAAAAGGTTTTGAAAGAGGGGATTTTGCTCTCAACTTTTCCATCAGAGGGGAAAAAAGTTCCCACAGCACATTTAAATTTTTCTTTTAAAGGTCGATTTGATGTTTTTGCTCACCACGTAGCGGAAGCACCAACTCCTGAAGATTTGCGATCGCTGTACCTGGGAATCATCGTACATAACCCCAGTTCTCAACCAGTGACAGTGAATATTTTGCAAGCAGCTACCTATCTCAGCCAACCGGATGCACCTTTTGTTGATCTGCCATTTAAGAGTGATAATATTTTGAGCAATACCTTTGCAGGACCTGGCGATCGCGTTACAAATCAAGTTCTTCGGGGACAACGGCAAGAAATCTTCCCGGCTCAAATTATTATTCCACCAGGGGAAAGCCAAATGTTACTTAATGCACCAATTCCTGTCAAAGAACTCACGCCGCCTTTAAATGGTCGCTCGACATATATGCGACTTTGGAGTAGTGACAAAGTCTATGCAGCCAGTCTAGCAATGTTTGCACCAACCAATCCTGATGGTAGCGAACGTCCCCCTACTGTAGAAGAGTGGCAATATCTATTAAATAATAGTGAATTATCCGGACCTCGTGACAAAATCCCCACTCCTTTAGAAGAGACAAACAAACCGATAATTTACGGGCGCGTTGCTGGAGTTGCCTTAGGTTCGGAATGGAAAGGTTTACTTGTAGATAACCCTAAAAAAACATATCTCACCATTCCCAGTCCCGGACAAACCTTTTCCTATGGCGTAAGTACTTTAGATCGCGGCACTTTAGGTACTGAGCAAATACAAAGCGCTCCTATGTTGGTACGCTATCCCGACACTGCCTATCGCGCCCATGGAAACTATGGAGTCGAATACAGCTTAACTTTGCCGTTATATAACAACACTCAAAACCAGCAAACAGTCACCGTGTCAATGCAAACCCCTATTAAGGAAGACAAGTTAACTAAATCAGGACTACGCTTTTTTAATTCATCAGTACAGCCAGTCTTCTTCCGTGGATCGGTACGGGTACGTTATCAAGATGATGCAGGATTGCCTCAGACTCAGTACGTGCATTTGGTACAAAGACGCGGACAACTGGGAGAACCTTTGGTGGTGCTGAATATGAAGGGAGGTGAGAAAAGATTGGTTGAGGTGGATTTTCTTTATCCGCCAGATGCTACTCCTCCACAAGTCTTGACTGTGACCAGTAGTCAGTGA
- the petG gene encoding cytochrome b6-f complex subunit V — protein sequence MVEPLLDGIVLGLIFVTLAGLFYKAYEQYKRGNQLGL from the coding sequence GTGGTTGAACCCCTGCTTGACGGCATCGTACTGGGTCTTATCTTCGTAACCCTCGCCGGATTGTTTTACAAAGCCTACGAGCAGTACAAGCGTGGCAATCAGCTTGGTCTGTAA
- the rsmD gene encoding 16S rRNA (guanine(966)-N(2))-methyltransferase RsmD — protein MSLRIYGNRPLKTLPGRETRPTSARVREAVFNIWQGTIDGCRWLDLCAGTGSMGAEALCRGASLVAGIEKSSRAYAIIQENWQHLANAEQKFQVLRGDILQMLPKLSGQQFDRIYFDPPYASGLYQPVLEVLAYHHLLDTDGEIALEHSPQDWTPPIISSWEICREKVYGNTALTFYRVKTGE, from the coding sequence ATGAGCTTAAGAATTTATGGTAATCGTCCCTTGAAAACATTGCCAGGGAGAGAAACCAGACCCACCAGTGCGCGAGTACGGGAGGCTGTGTTTAACATTTGGCAGGGAACGATAGATGGTTGTCGCTGGTTAGATTTGTGTGCTGGAACTGGGTCAATGGGCGCAGAAGCTTTGTGCAGAGGAGCCAGTTTAGTCGCAGGCATTGAAAAGTCCAGCCGTGCATATGCAATTATTCAAGAAAATTGGCAGCACCTAGCCAATGCAGAACAAAAATTTCAAGTGCTGCGAGGAGATATCTTGCAGATGTTGCCAAAACTCTCAGGGCAACAATTTGACAGAATTTATTTCGATCCACCCTATGCTAGCGGATTATATCAGCCAGTATTAGAAGTCTTAGCTTACCATCATCTTTTAGATACAGACGGCGAAATAGCACTAGAACACAGTCCCCAAGATTGGACACCGCCCATCATTTCTTCTTGGGAAATCTGCCGTGAGAAAGTCTATGGCAATACGGCTTTGACCTTTTATCGCGTGAAAACTGGGGAGTAG
- a CDS encoding c-type cytochrome — MDNQITKPKILIQHIAFIALTVVLAVLLGVFAVYATRPSDPYAKAVLSLKGDPAQGHAIFQINCAGCHGWQADGSVGPSLQGVSKHKSPYGLIHQVTSGETPPMPKFQPSPQAMADLLTYLESL, encoded by the coding sequence TTGGATAACCAGATTACCAAACCTAAAATTCTGATTCAGCACATCGCTTTCATTGCCCTGACGGTCGTGCTAGCAGTCCTTTTGGGCGTTTTTGCTGTTTATGCAACTAGACCCTCAGATCCTTATGCCAAAGCTGTTCTATCACTCAAAGGTGACCCAGCACAAGGACATGCCATCTTTCAAATAAACTGTGCTGGTTGTCATGGCTGGCAAGCAGATGGAAGTGTTGGACCGAGCTTGCAGGGGGTCTCTAAACATAAATCGCCCTACGGTCTCATACACCAAGTCACAAGTGGTGAAACGCCACCTATGCCAAAATTTCAGCCAAGTCCTCAAGCCATGGCAGACCTTTTGACCTATTTGGAATCTCTGTAA
- a CDS encoding NACHT domain-containing protein yields the protein MAAIAVNHKIFEKLKQAYIEKFGASPKFLITELNRIYQDKREDSKDIISDKTIRNFFKDDEPTKMQEKNLNFLCGILLGYESYQEALRQQTALEQGEKAETDDRGTWFDRYQEYLKRKCGTIKVLTMTQPLQLDSIYAQVNVLENIQGKQSQTIQELFSHFSSEGIGFSRFNYRIRNHLSALDAIKNYSKLLIWGKPGAGKTTFLKHLVLHSIQQEKKQEIPIFISLKAFSDEENEQNFLDAIKQDLSDYISDPSQFVQNLLEQGRCLILLDGLDEVGETKSDRIYQSIDTFVKKFPKNRFVLTCRSGAADYIFPDFTEVEMADFDDSQVEIFVRKWFAPNEDLKLADSLLEKIEKNRAIEELTANPLLLTMLCLVFDDRYELPRNQYSLIHDAVEILLRKWDASRRIERSVTNKFNLPYQQKVNLLSKIAYESFLQEPHKILWQQRELEENIGNYIENLPDFSSDTLTFDSLAILKRLEANHGLLVKQAQDIYSFSHLTFQEYFVANYIVESRSYELLKEVVKQHLVNRQWREVFLIIAGRIANADDFLKILFIQISKLVSSKRLQDMLTWLDDVTTYHGVKSSSWRAFYLFVDQEFELYTNQLSKVDSALAQKLAILLKEFNRERRNIIERSPLSDFALYLVDTHTKVSARAENKQFKPHKISPLLRKELPVSDDTVTDPQLGGEGVTIDKNRGVITLSKQQRQITLDKDSFPNQVISSITSDRPLNYESLADELIFLQESFPNDNAPQSDWEDWIKHLRGVMRLYLNIGYDDVKFSTEQIKTLKDYLYANILLLECIRGSSYSSKYLRNQILDYLLLPNKRIPETLIREQGSGARG from the coding sequence ATGGCAGCAATAGCAGTTAATCACAAAATTTTTGAAAAATTAAAACAAGCATATATAGAGAAATTTGGTGCTTCACCTAAATTTCTGATTACTGAGCTAAATCGTATTTATCAAGATAAAAGAGAAGATTCCAAAGATATTATTTCAGATAAAACGATTCGGAACTTCTTTAAGGATGACGAACCCACAAAGATGCAGGAGAAGAATCTCAACTTCTTATGTGGAATTTTATTAGGGTATGAAAGTTATCAAGAAGCTTTAAGGCAACAAACTGCATTGGAACAAGGAGAGAAAGCCGAGACTGACGACCGGGGAACTTGGTTTGATCGCTATCAAGAATATCTCAAGAGAAAGTGCGGTACTATCAAAGTCCTGACGATGACGCAACCCCTACAACTCGATAGTATTTACGCCCAAGTCAACGTTTTAGAAAATATTCAAGGAAAACAGTCTCAAACCATTCAAGAACTGTTTAGTCACTTTTCAAGCGAAGGTATAGGCTTTAGTCGATTTAACTATAGAATTAGAAACCATTTATCGGCTTTAGATGCTATTAAAAATTATTCTAAGCTGCTCATTTGGGGGAAACCCGGTGCGGGGAAAACAACCTTTCTCAAACATCTTGTTTTGCACTCTATTCAACAAGAAAAAAAACAAGAAATTCCGATTTTTATTTCATTAAAAGCCTTTTCTGATGAAGAAAACGAACAAAATTTTCTCGATGCTATTAAACAAGATTTGTCAGACTATATTTCCGACCCATCTCAATTTGTTCAAAATTTGCTAGAACAAGGTCGTTGCTTAATTTTATTAGATGGATTGGATGAGGTGGGAGAAACAAAAAGCGATCGCATTTATCAAAGTATTGATACTTTTGTCAAGAAATTTCCCAAGAATCGTTTTGTCCTCACTTGTCGTTCTGGCGCTGCTGATTATATATTTCCTGATTTTACAGAAGTAGAGATGGCAGATTTTGATGACAGCCAAGTTGAGATATTTGTCAGAAAATGGTTTGCGCCTAACGAAGATTTGAAGTTAGCAGATAGCTTGCTGGAAAAAATCGAAAAAAATAGAGCTATAGAAGAACTAACAGCAAATCCATTATTACTAACAATGTTATGCTTGGTGTTTGACGATCGCTACGAACTTCCAAGAAACCAGTACTCACTCATTCATGATGCGGTAGAAATCCTTTTACGTAAATGGGATGCAAGCAGACGAATAGAACGCAGTGTAACTAATAAATTCAACTTACCGTATCAACAAAAAGTTAATTTGTTGAGTAAGATAGCTTATGAGTCTTTCTTGCAAGAACCACACAAAATCCTGTGGCAACAAAGGGAATTAGAAGAAAATATTGGAAATTACATTGAAAATCTTCCTGATTTTTCTAGTGACACTTTAACTTTTGATAGTTTAGCTATCTTAAAAAGATTAGAAGCAAATCATGGATTGCTCGTTAAGCAAGCGCAAGATATTTACTCATTTTCACACTTGACTTTTCAAGAATACTTTGTAGCGAATTATATTGTAGAGAGTCGGAGCTACGAACTCTTAAAAGAAGTTGTTAAACAACACTTGGTAAACCGTCAGTGGCGAGAAGTCTTTCTCATAATTGCAGGACGGATAGCTAATGCTGATGATTTTTTAAAAATTCTATTTATTCAAATTAGTAAGCTAGTCAGCAGTAAACGATTACAAGATATGTTGACTTGGCTGGATGATGTAACAACTTATCATGGCGTCAAATCTAGCTCTTGGAGAGCTTTCTATTTATTTGTAGACCAAGAATTTGAACTTTATACAAATCAACTCTCAAAAGTCGATTCTGCCTTAGCACAAAAACTTGCCATTCTTTTAAAAGAGTTCAATCGGGAACGAAGGAATATTATCGAGCGCTCGCCCCTTTCCGATTTTGCATTATATTTAGTAGACACCCATACTAAAGTATCTGCAAGAGCGGAGAACAAGCAGTTTAAGCCTCATAAAATCAGTCCTTTGCTGAGAAAAGAACTTCCCGTAAGTGATGATACGGTCACAGATCCTCAATTAGGAGGCGAAGGTGTAACAATTGATAAAAATAGGGGTGTGATTACTCTCAGCAAACAGCAAAGACAAATTACCCTTGATAAAGATAGTTTCCCCAATCAAGTCATTTCTAGTATTACCAGCGATCGCCCTTTAAATTACGAGAGTTTGGCTGATGAACTCATATTCTTACAGGAAAGCTTTCCTAATGATAATGCACCCCAATCTGATTGGGAGGATTGGATCAAACATTTAAGAGGAGTCATGAGGTTGTATTTGAATATTGGCTATGATGATGTAAAATTTTCAACCGAACAAATCAAAACGTTAAAAGATTATTTGTACGCGAATATCCTTCTTCTAGAGTGCATTAGAGGAAGTAGTTACTCTTCTAAATATCTACGCAATCAAATTCTCGATTACCTGTTGCTACCTAACAAGCGCATTCCTGAAACTCTTATTAGAGAACAGGGGTCAGGGGCTAGAGGCTAG
- the hisH gene encoding imidazole glycerol phosphate synthase subunit HisH — protein sequence MALIAVVDYDMGNLHSVCKGLEKAGATPRITDSAKELEKADAIVLPGVGSFDPAVKQLRSLDLEKPIKEAIDSGKPFLGICLGLQILFESSAEGVEPGLGIVKGRVRRFVPEPGITIPHMGWNQLELTHPKTTLWEYLPQNPWVYFVHSYYVEPTDSQVCAATVTHGSQTVTAAIARDNIMAVQFHPEKSSNIGLQILSNFVSQVWTQVAA from the coding sequence ATGGCGTTGATTGCAGTCGTAGACTACGACATGGGAAACTTGCACTCGGTTTGCAAAGGATTAGAAAAAGCTGGCGCAACTCCAAGGATTACTGATTCGGCAAAAGAATTAGAAAAAGCAGATGCGATCGTTTTGCCAGGAGTAGGTTCCTTCGACCCAGCTGTCAAACAGTTGCGATCGCTTGATTTGGAAAAACCGATCAAAGAAGCAATTGATTCTGGCAAACCTTTTTTAGGTATTTGTTTGGGTTTGCAAATTCTTTTTGAATCGAGTGCAGAAGGAGTTGAACCAGGACTGGGAATTGTTAAAGGAAGAGTCAGGCGATTTGTTCCAGAACCGGGGATCACAATTCCCCATATGGGTTGGAATCAACTCGAACTTACCCACCCAAAAACAACATTGTGGGAATATCTACCGCAAAATCCATGGGTATATTTTGTCCATTCCTATTATGTAGAGCCAACTGATTCCCAAGTTTGTGCCGCAACTGTCACTCATGGTAGCCAAACTGTCACAGCTGCGATCGCCCGCGATAATATCATGGCAGTTCAATTCCATCCGGAAAAATCTTCTAACATTGGATTGCAAATTCTCTCTAATTTCGTATCTCAGGTTTGGACACAAGTTGCTGCATAA